The following is a genomic window from Flavobacterium sp..
TACATGCTTAAATTCAGTCGTCTCTATGTCATAATGGTCTTTAAAACCTTTCAATGTCAATTTAATTTTCTTGTCTTCGGCTTTAACATTTCTAAAATCTTTAATCAATTCTACCACATCAAAATCAATATAATTTGTACTTGAGGCATCAATAATTAATTCCGAACCTTCTGGAATGCTTCCTAAAGTATTTTTAATGGCCGCTTTATTCAAAAACGAAACTTCTTGAGCTAATTTTATTGTAATTACATCTCCATTCTGGGATGATTCTTTCTTAAATGAATAAGCTATTTTTAAATTTTGATACAATATAAACAAAACACTAACTCCTAATCCAATTGCAACTCCTTTCAATAAATCGATACGAACTACCGCAATTACAGTTATTACAAATGGAATGAACTGAGAATAACCATTTTTCCATAGATGAATAAACACACTTGGTTTTGCTAATTTATAACCCACCATTAATAAAACAGCGGCTAAAGCAGCTAATGGAATTTTATTTAATACAAATGGTATTGATAATGCAAAAAGAATCAATAAAAAACCATGAAAAATAGTTGCTAGCTTAGTTCTACCACCTGAATTAATATTAGCAGAGGAACGAACAACAACCGATGTCATTGGCAAACCACCTAAAAATCCACTTAAAATATTACCAATTCCTTGCGCTTTTAATTCGCGATTAGTGTTTGTAAATCGTTTATACGGGTCGAGTTTATCGGTTGCCTCAACACACAATAAGGTTTCAATGGATGCAATAACTGCAATAGTAACAGCAACAATCCAAACTTTTTCATTTGTTAAAGAAGTAAAATTTGGCATGGCAAAACCGCTTCTAATTTCAGTAAACGAAGGCAAACTTACTAAGTGATTTTGTGTTACAATAGCCAAACTAGAATCCGATTGAATAAAAAACTCATTCAAAAGTATACTTACTACCACAACAACTAAAGCTCCAGGAACCACTTTTATTTTCTTTAAGAAAGGAATTTTTTCCCAAATAAACAAAATAGCTAATGATAATAGCGCTATAATTAATGCTCCTGTATGAATATAATTTATTGACTCTATTAAAGTATCAAAAGTGGTATGACCCGATTTTTCGATAAAGAAAAAATCACCTTCATTATCTATGTCATGTCCAAAGGCGTGGGGAATTTGTTTTAAAATTATAATTATACCAATAGCAGCCAACATACCTTCAATGACACTTGTTGGGAAATAATTAGAAAAACTACCTGCTTTCAAAAAGCCAAATACAATTTGAATTACACCCGCTAAAATTACTGCGACAAGAAAAATATCAAAACCACCTAAATCTGAAATGGCTGTTAAAACTATAGCTGTTAAACCAGCTGCTGGTCCTGTAACACTTAGTGCTGAGTTGCTTAAAAACCCAACTACAATACCTCCTATTACACCCGAAATTATACCTGAGAACAATGGTGCTCCCGAGGCTAACGCAATACCTAAACACAAAGGTAAAGCTACTAAAAAAACTACTAAACCAGCTGCAAGATCACCTCTTACATTGGAAAAAAAAGAATGAGTATTCATGAATTTTAATTATTAATACATTAATAATAAACTCTAAAAATGAGTTCAAAAAAAGAAAATGTATTAAATAAAATTCGGAGGGGGAGAAAAAATTTGATGCGCTAAATTATCGAAACTTAAATTAGCAACAAATACAAAGCTAGATTCTGTTAAGCCTTTAATTGCAATTTTAAAAACTGAAATACAATTAGTCTGTATTGACTCAATATCACTGTAGGACGTGAAATTCTCTTCCTCTTCACACATGCTGTAAAAATAGGAAGTATCTGCTTCATTATCAATTACTCCTAAAACTGTAGGTGTAATTAAAAATGTTAGAAATGAAACTAAAAAAATAACAGATAAAAATTTCATATAACAAATATAAAAATATTTTATCTATTATTTCAATAAATTCTATTATTAAAAAAACTCTTATTGGAGTATAATTAAAATAGTGCTTTAAATTTCTTCTTCCATCCAAGCTTTCAACATCCAATTGGTTTTTTCTTGTTCAGCAATAAAATCGCTCATCATTGAATTAGTTCCTTCGTCATTAATTTCAGCTGCTTTATTCAAAATTACTCTTTCTATTTGCAACAAAATACTTAATGATTCTAAAATCAATTGAAACGCCTCAACATCATTAGAAATATTTTTTCCTATTTGTAATTTACTATGTTCTATATAATCTGAAAAAGTATGTAATGGAGTTCCTCCTAATGTTAAAACACGTTCGGCAATTAAATCAATTTTAATTTGACTATCGTTGTACAACTCTTCAAACTTTAAGTGCAAATCAAAAAACGTTTACCACGAATATTCCAATGCAAACCTCTTAAATTTTGGTAATACATTTGAAAATTGGATAACAAACCATTTAGTTCTATAACTAATTCTTCTGATTCTTTTACGGGCAATCCTAAACTATTGTGTTTCATAATTTCTTTACTTACTCAAATTTACAAAATTTAACCCCTTAGCTGTATAAATTTAATTGATAGTTTTTATATTTGCATAATAAATATCAATAATATGACCATTACTCAACTATACTATGTTTTAGCCGTTGCGGAATATAAAAATTTCACACTTGCTGCAGAAAAGTGCTTTGTAACTCAGCCTACTCTAAGCATGCAAATTCAAAAATTAGAGGATGAATTATCAATATTAATATTTGATCGAAGCAAAAAACCTATTTTATTAACTGAAGTTGGTGAAAAAATCGTAAATCAAGCAAAGAATATTGTAAATGAAGCTGGAAGGATCAAAGATATTGTAGATCAGCAAAAAGGGTATATTGGTGGTGAGTTTAAAGTTGGAATAATTCCTACAGTGATGCCAACATTATTACCTATGTTTTTAAATAATTTCATTAAGAAATACCCAAAAGTTAATTTAATTATAGAAGAACAAACAACGGAAGAAATCATCAAAAGATTAAAAAATGGTCATTTAGACTGCGCCATTGCAGCAACTCCATTAGAAGAAGAAAATCTAAAAGAAATTGTATTGTATTATGAACCTTTTGTTGCTTATGTACCAAAAAATCATTCTGCCATTGATAAAAAGGAAATTGAAATTTCTGATTTAGATTTGGATAAAATATTGCTATTACAAGATGGACATTGCTTTAGAAATGGAATTTTGAATTTATGTAAAAACAATAAATACTTTGCCGACAGTCATTTTCAATTGGAAAGCGGAAGTTTTGAAACACTTATTAAATTAGCAGATGAAGGTCTTGGAACAACCTTACTTCCCTATCTACATACGTTAGATTTGAATGAGAAAAACAAAGAAAAACTAAAACATTTTAAAGATCCTAAACCTGCAAGAGAAGTAAGTCTAATTTATCCTAAAAATGAATTAAAAATTCATATTATTAATGCACTACGTGATGTAATTTCTGGAGTTGTTAGAGGCGCAATTGCTTTTAGTGATGTAGAAATTATAAGTCCAAAATCTAAATAAAACAAAAAAGTCCCGATAAAATCGGGACTTACTATTTTTAGTTGATATAAATTAAACATTGCCTTAATTCTGGCTTTTCAACAGTAAACTGCAAAAGCCATTCTCTCAATTGATCTATCTCATAAGGAAGCAATGTTCGCATTGCTTTTTCTAATTCTTTACAAAACAGTTTCGCATCAAAACTCACTCTTTCCAAAATCGACTTGGTGTAGGAAAACATTGCTCTGGGCATACATATTCAAGATAAAAGGTTAAACTTGGGACTAGAACTTGTAGTAAAGATAAATAAAAAAACTTCACAAAAAGGATATAGTTGATAAAAAAAATGCTAATTTTTTATTAAATTTTTACTTTACAGTAAAAATCATACATTTTTTGTCGCACGTAACATTTCGCGTTTTCCAGGTGCTCCAGGTAGTTTTTCAATAGAAAATCCAACACTTAACATTGCGTTTTTAATTGTAGAACGGCAAGCATAAGTCACTAAAGTTCCTTTAGGAAAAAGTGCATCGTACATTTTTTTAAAAATCACTTCACTCCATAATTCAGGTTGTAAAGGAAATCCGAAAGCATCAAAGTAAATTAAATCGAATTGATTTTTATCTTCAATATCTTGAAAAAACTGTTGTCTTTTGGTTAAATGAAAGTTATTTGAAATAAATTGATTTTGTTCCCAATTACAAGAATGCATTGTACTAAAAACTTCCTTATATTGTATAGCCTGCAATTCGGAAACATAATTCATTTGAGCAATTTCTTCAGCTGAAATAGGAAATGCTTCTACTCCAACATAATTGACTTTATCTTTATTTAAAGTTTCTAAAAAGGTGATGAATGCATTCAAACCCGTTCCGAAACCAATCTCTAAAATCGAAATTGAACCTTGATTTTGAAATAAATCCAATCCGTTTTTTATAAAAACATGTTTTGCTTCCTGAATAGCACCGTGAGTTGAATGATAGTTCTCATCCCATTCCGGAATTCGAATAGTGGTGGAACCGTCGTCGGTGATAATAATTTCTCTTTTCATTGGATTTACAATATAAAAAAAGTTGTTTAAAGTGTTTTGTGCAAAGCTGAATTAATTTCAGCTTCTCTTAAAAAGATTCTGAAATCGAAGTTAAACGAGTTCAGAATGACAAAGCAAATAACTTTAAACAACGATTTAAAAACTATATCAAGTTTTACTCAATATACAACTTCTTAATTTTCGGAATAGGTCCACCACATTTTACTTCATGGCATTTGATACAAGCATCTATGCCGTTATTAAAATGTTCTTTGGCGTTTTTCGGGTCTTGATAAATTAATTCTTGCGCTTTGATAAATTTAGCCGCCTGTTCATTAAAAAAAGCATCTTTATCAGTTTCATCAGTCATTACCGCTTTATGAATTTTGATGAAATGTTGTGGAAATTTACCAATAGTATCTCCTTTAATGATGCGTTCTTTCAATCGTTCATTATCCACATACATTTGCTCCATAAGTGCTGCCATTTCTGACATTTCGTACATTTCAAATCCGTCTTTATTATTTGAGATAGAATCTTTTTTTGAAACTTCAATACCCAAAACTTCTATAGAATCACTATTTTTTAAGTTTTCACAAGAAAAAATAAAAAAAGATAATACAAAAATTAAAAATAAATTCTTCATTACTTAGCAATTAAAACACCATCTGCCATAAATGAATACGTAACTTTTGGCTCAGTAATACTATCAATTGCTGCTTGCGATTTTCCGGCATCTTTGGCATAATGTTTTAAAACATCAACACTTTCTACACTTACAAATGCTTTTCCATTTACAATAACCTCTTTGTCTTGTGCATTTTTAGGAACAAAGAAACCGTAGTCTTTAAATTTCACAAAAACTTCTTGGTCATCTGCTAAATCTAATGTCATCCAACAACCTTTCTTTTGACAAACTTCGTTAATTCCTGATTTGAATTTTACTTCTAGAGTATCGCCTTCTTTTAATGATTTGAATTTTTCCATCATTTCAGCATTCGACAAAGCGCCTTCAGTTGAAATTGAATCTCCAAAAACAACATAATCCACTTTAGCAACTTCTGGTGTAGTTTCTTTTTTTTGTTCACAGCTCACAAAAGCAATTGTCAATAGAGAAAGAGTAAGTATTTTTTTCATCTTAATTGAATATTATTTCTACAAAATTAACTATATTTTTTTTACTTTTACTTCGCATCAAAAAAAAGTTATTTTTGAACATAAAATTGAATTTAAATTCATAAAAAAACAATTCATTATTTATTCTCATTTTAGTTGATTTTAATGTATTTTAAAGTTTTTATTAAGAATTAATTTCGGTAGTTGTTGATAATTATTTTTAAATAAGTAAAAACAAAACTTCTTTTTTTTTAGTAAATTTGCAACGAAAATCAATAAATCGTCTTTTTTTTAACGATTTTACAAAACTATAAATTATAACAGTTTACCTCTAATGGAATTAAAAACTTTAAACGAAATTGATATTATTTCGGCTCCACATTCAAAAATCAACGAGGTTGATTTTGAAAACTTAACCTTTGGAAATGTGTTTACAGATCACATGTTGGTATGTGATTATGTGAATGGAGTGTGGCAAAAACCTGTTATAGAACCTTATGCCCCTTTTTTACTAGATCCTTCAGCAAAAGTATTTCATTATGGTCAAGCTATTTTTGAAGGCATGAAAGCTTACAAAGACGAACAAGATGCTGTTTGGTTATTTAGACCTGATGAAAACTTTCACCGTTTTAATAAAAGTGCAACTAGAATGGCAATGCCAGAAGTTCCAGAAGATATTTTCTTAGGAGGTTTACACCATTTATTAGAAATTGAAAAAGAATGGGTTAAAAAAGGAAAAGGAAATACCTTATATATTCGTCCGTTTATGATTGCAACAGGACATGGAGTAATTGCTGCTCCTTCTCAAGATTATCGTTTTATGATAATTTTATCACCTGCGCGCGCTTATTATTCTGGAGAAGTAAAAGTGCTTATTGCAGAACATTTTAGTAGAGCTGCGAATGGTGGAATTGGTGCTGCAAAAGCGGCTGGAAATTATTCAGCTCAATTTTATCCAACAAAATTAGCAAACGAACAAGGATTCCAACAAGTTATTTGGACTGATGACGCTACTCATACAAAATTAGAAGAAGCAGGTACAATGAATGTGTTCTTTAGAATTAATGATACTTTATATACTGCTCCAACAAGTGAAAGAATCTTAGATGGTGTAACTCGTAAAAGTGTTATCGAATTAGCAAAAAGAGAAAACATTAAAGTAGAAGTACGTTCCGTTTTAGTTGACGAATTAGTAGCCGCTGCAAAAGATGGTTCGCTAAAAGAAATTTTTGGAGCTGGAACCGCTGCCGTTATTAATCCAATTGTAGGTTTTTCTTATTTAGGCGAATATTATGAATTACCAAAATTAGAAAATGCAGTTGCTTTAGAAATCAAAGAAAAATTAACAAACATTCAATACAAATTAGCAGAAGACACTTTTGGTTGGACTGTTAAGATATAGTGTTCAAAATTAAAAAACATATAAGTAAAAAGGCGATTTCAAAATTGAAATCGCCTTTTTTTTTATTTTAAAATCTCCTCAAAATTTGGCTTGAAGTAATTTGGCCCTTTCATTACTTTTCCATCTTCTCGATAAATTGGTTTTCCATCTTCACCAAGTTTACTCATATTAGAACGTTGAATTTCATCAAAAACTTCTTCAATTTTATGTTGCAAACCGTGTTCTAAAATTGTTCCACACAAAATATACAACATATCGCCTAAAGCATCGGCAACTTCAACTAAATCATTGTTTTGAACTGCTTCTAAATATTCTTCATTTTCCTCTTTCATTAAATTAAAACGAAGGTCGTTTTTTAAATTACCTAAATCGGCTTTCATTTCTTCACTGACACCTAATCCATAAGTTTCATGAAATAGCTTTACTGCTTTTAATTGTTTTTGCATAATTATACTATAAATTTCACTAAAATTAAAAAAATTGATAGTATTAAATTACTATTTTTGTGAAAATTTTCAATATGTTTTCAACAGGTCAAATCTACTTTGCAATTTTCTTTATTATTGCTTTTGTAATTACAATGATATTAGTGTATCGTAAAGATTTAAAAGTTTTAAAACCTTTTTACAAAGGAACGTATTGGGTTTTTGTAGGTTTTTTAGTTTTTATTGGATTACTGTTTATAATTAAAGTACTTATGAAAGATTAATTTATTACTTTTGAAAAACAAATTCATTCCTCAATGAGAATTTTAAAATACATACTTCTTTTATTACTTCTTTTAAGTGTTGCCTTTGTGGTTTTTGTGGCTACCCAACAAAGCGATTACAAAGTGATACGCTCAAAAGAAACCAAAATTTCTAAAGATATTGTATATAATTTAGTTTCAGATAGCACATCTCTTATCGATTGGAATCCATGGGAAAAAGACGAAGCCGTTTTTAAAAATGTAAAATTAGTTTCTGGTGATACAATACTGCAAAAAATTTCCTTATCGGGAGAAAAGAATGAATCCTTTATGCGTTTTCAAAAAACAAAAAAAGGAACATTAATTTCATGGGAATTAAAAGGAAATTTGGACTTTGAATTAAAATTGCGAAGTATTTTACAAGGTGGAGTTGAAAATGTATTAGGTGACAAATTAGAAGATGGATTAAACAATATTGATAATTATTTGGTTAAAGAACTAAATACCTACAACATTAAAGTGCATGGTATAGTAAAAAAACATGCAACCAATTATATTCAACAAATTGACACTTGCTTTTTTGCCGATTTTCAAAAAGTATCTAAAAAAATGCTGCAAAATATGATAGCATTTGTTGAAAAGAATGACATTGCCATCATTGGTTCTCCTTTTATTACTCATCAAACCTGGGACAAAAAAGCTAAAACAACCATTTTTTCAATGTGTGTTCCTGTGGAAGAAGAAATACTAACTACTTCTGGTAGTGAGATTTCAGGTGGCCATTTTGATGATTTTTTAGCCATTAAAACTACTTTAACAGGTGACTATTCTCATAATATAGAAGCTTGGAATAAAACCATCAACTACATTAATAAGAAAAAATTAATTAAAGATACTGAAGGTTTAAATATTGAAGTTTATAAAATTAGCTTACCCAAAGAACGTAAACCTTCAAAATGGGTAACTGAGATTTATATTCCGGTCAAAAAACGAGTATACATTCCAAAACCAAAACCTACGGAAGTACAAGAAGTTGTTGGCACAAGTGAAACCTCAACAACAAATACAACTAAATAATTTATTTAACTATTTATAAAATGAACAAACTTATTTTTTCAATTGCATTTATATTTATTGCTACATTCATTTCTGCGCAAGAAGTTGAAATTAAAGATGACAAAGTATTGTTAGATGGAAATCCAATTTTAAAGTATGAGAAAATAAACATAATACAACATTCGTTCTATTCTTTAGAAAGCGATGATGAAATATTACTTTTTAAATTTCATGACAATGAAACCAATCAATACAGTGATGATGATTATATCATTATAAACTTTTTAACAGCAAAAATTAAAGTTGAAACAACAAGTGTTGAACATGTTATTTCAGGCATGGGAATGAATTCTAAAAAAAACATGCAAAAACTAGTAAAATGGTTACTTAAAGAAAAAGTAATTGATACTAAAGGAAATTTAAACCTTGAAAAAGTACAAACATTTTACTATAAATATAACGAAGATATCACACTAAGAACTTCTAGATAAACAAAAAAAAGGACATTTAAAAATGTCCTTTTTTATTACTTATTCTTTCCTATAAGATGTTTAACAACGGTTTCTGCAGCATGTAAACCAAATAAAGCAGGCATCCAACTATTGGTTCCATAAAACGACTTTTTGAAATTAGAACCATCTGTCATCTTAACACTATCATAATCGGGACGTTCATAAGAATAAACCACTTTAACACCACTTGAAATGCCTTCTAATTTCAAACGCTTTCTTACTTGCTTGGCTAACGGACAATAATCTGTTTTACTGATATCTTTTACACGAACTTTCTCAGCTTCAAACTTACCTCCTGCTCCCATATTACTAATAACTTTGACTTTTTTTCGTTTACAAGCCAATATTAGGTTGATTTTTGGAGTCAAACTATCAATGCAATCTAAAACGTAATTAAACTCTGGAGAAACCAATTCAAATGCGCGTTCTGGAGATAAAAATTCTTCAATTCGAGTAAGTTTCAATTCTGGATTAATATCCATTAATCGATCACCTACAATTTTTACTTTTGGCTCACCTACCGTACTGTGCAAAGCGGGTAATTGTCTGTTAATATTAGTAATATCCACAACATCTCCGTCAACAATTGTCATGCTTCCCACACCAGCTCGTGCTAAAAATTCGGCAGCAAAACTTCCTACTCCACCTAATCCAACTACTAATACATTTGCATTTTCAAGTTTTTGAATTCCTTCTTCTTTGAATAATAAAGCTGCTCTTTCTTTCCACTTTGCCATTTTAATTTATGGTTTTAGTTAATTGTTAGTTGTTAAAAATTCTCGAAAAATTAGTAAAAACAATCGTTTTTAGTTCGTCTATGGAAATTCCTTTTATCAAAGCTGCTTTTTCATACACTTGATAAATAGATTCTTCAATCGTATCTGTTTCTAATAAAATTTGATTTTCGGGTGCAAAGGTAAATACTTTTTCTAAATCTGGATTACGAAGTAAATATTTTCCAAATGATAAATAGAATCCGTTTTTTAATAAAGACTGAGCCACTTGATCATTTTTTGAAAATCCATGAATAATCATTGGATTATCTATTTTCATTTCTTTTTTTATAGCTATTACTTCATCATAAGCAGCAACACAATGCAACACAATTGGTTTCTTAGTTTGTTTTACAATTTCCAATTGCTTTTTAAATACTGAAATTTGGACATCCAAAGGGATTTCTATTCGTTTATCTAAACCGCACTCACCCAGTGCCAAACATTTTTTTAATTGTAGTTTTTCTTTAATAATTTTTAAATCATTATTCAGTCGTTCTTCATCAATATACCAAGGATGAATTCCAATAGAATAGTTTGATAAAATAGATTTAAATTCCCAAGGATATTGATTTACAACTTCAATAACATCTGAAAGATTGGAAAATTTGTGCGTATGTAAATTGATAAACTTAGTCATGAAATTTCTTTACACCTGCTAAAATTTCAATATCTAAATCATTTTCTAAAGGAACAATCGGACACGAATATTCATAATTATAAGCACAATACGGATTGTATGCTTTATTAAAATCAATCGTCCAAATAGTACCTTTTTGAATTCTCATATCAACATATCTTCCTCCAATATAACTTTCTTTTCCACAGGTTAAATCGGAAAATGGTAAAAACAAATAATCATCATACCCCGATTTTTTAATTAAATCTATGTTTTGATACACATTTAATTTGAATTCCTTTCCCTCAATTGAAAAACGCAACTCACCATATTTTTTATATAATGGTGTTCTTGATGTGGTTGTTTTCATGCCAAAAGGTTTTTCCTTTTTTGTCCTAACAAAAGTAGCTTCAACAATGTATTTTTCGCCTATTGGGAAAAAATCAAGACCTTTAAAATGATTTAAATCTTCTTTAGTTAATGGACTTTTCAATGAATCTGCATAACTTTGATTCAATTCTGTTTGAAACTTCTTAGAAGCCAACAAATCTTTTTGAGCAAAAACAAAAGTTGAACAAAAAAGAAAAAGTAAGATATATTTCATTAGTTGTATTTTTTACAAAAATATATAATTTCTATAACATTGTAATCGTCTTAGCTTTTGTAAATTTGCAATTCAATATTAGGTATGCTACAAAGAGCTTTTAATAAATATGTCGATAATTTCAGAGGATTTTCTCGCGAAATTTGGATACTTACACTTATCACTTTTATCAATCGTGCTGGAACTATGGTATTGCCTTTCTTGTCTAAATACTTGAAAGAAGATTTACATTTTTCATATAGTCAAGTAGGTTGGATTATGGTAAGTTTTGGCTGTGGCTCTATTCTAGGTTCTTGGTTAGGCGGTAAATTATCCGATAAAATTGGATTCTACAAAATAATGATATTTAGTTTATTAACTAGTGGTATTGCCTTTTTTGGACTACAATTTATTACTAGTTTTGAAGGATTGCTTGTCGCTATGTTTTTTATTATGGTTATTGCCGATATGTTTCGACCTGCCATGTTTGTATCCTTAGGCGCTTACGCAAAACCCGAAAACAGAACGCGTGCGTTAACCCTAGTAAGATTGGCTATAAATTTAGGATTTGCCGCTGGTCCCGCACTTGGAGGATTGTTAATCATGAGTGTTGGCTATAAAGGGTTATTTTGGGTGGATGGAGCTACATGTATTTTAGCTATTTTAATATTCTGGATTAAGGTGAAAGAAAAGAAAAAATCAAAATTTACCGATTCAGAACATCCGGGAGAAATTTTAACACACTCAGTTTTTAAAGATAAACCTTTTTGGATTTTCCTTGGAGGAACTTTGATAACAGGTATCTTATTTTTTCAATTGTTTACTACCATTCCACTCTACCATAAAGAGCAATTTAATTTGAGTGAATTTCAAACAGGATTACTACTAACTCTTAATGGTATATTGGTTTTCTTCTTAGAAATGCCAATTGTGAGTTATATTGAACGTCATAAAATTAACAAATTAAAAGTAATCACTTATGGTTGTTTAGCGATGGCAACTTGCTTTTACTTGTTATTAATTAACCAATGGGCAGGTATTTTAATTGTTATGATGATATTTATGACATTTGCAGAAATGTTTGCTTTTCCTTTCTCAAATTCATTTGCTATGAGTCGCGCTCCAAAAGGACATGAAGGTCGTTACATGGCAATTTTTACCATGAGTTATAGTTTGGCTCACATCTTAAGCGCTAAAACTGGGATGGAAATGATTTCAATTTTCAATTATCAAACCAACTGGTTTTTTATGGGAACACTGGGAGTTATTGGTGTTTTACTTTTCATTTGGACCATGAAATTGGTTAAATATGAACCACCTAGAAACCTGTAAAACTAAAAATTTAGTTAAATAACTATAAAAATAGTTGTATAACTAAAAATA
Proteins encoded in this region:
- a CDS encoding MFS transporter, which encodes MLQRAFNKYVDNFRGFSREIWILTLITFINRAGTMVLPFLSKYLKEDLHFSYSQVGWIMVSFGCGSILGSWLGGKLSDKIGFYKIMIFSLLTSGIAFFGLQFITSFEGLLVAMFFIMVIADMFRPAMFVSLGAYAKPENRTRALTLVRLAINLGFAAGPALGGLLIMSVGYKGLFWVDGATCILAILIFWIKVKEKKKSKFTDSEHPGEILTHSVFKDKPFWIFLGGTLITGILFFQLFTTIPLYHKEQFNLSEFQTGLLLTLNGILVFFLEMPIVSYIERHKINKLKVITYGCLAMATCFYLLLINQWAGILIVMMIFMTFAEMFAFPFSNSFAMSRAPKGHEGRYMAIFTMSYSLAHILSAKTGMEMISIFNYQTNWFFMGTLGVIGVLLFIWTMKLVKYEPPRNL
- a CDS encoding DUF1684 domain-containing protein; protein product: MKYILLFLFCSTFVFAQKDLLASKKFQTELNQSYADSLKSPLTKEDLNHFKGLDFFPIGEKYIVEATFVRTKKEKPFGMKTTTSRTPLYKKYGELRFSIEGKEFKLNVYQNIDLIKKSGYDDYLFLPFSDLTCGKESYIGGRYVDMRIQKGTIWTIDFNKAYNPYCAYNYEYSCPIVPLENDLDIEILAGVKKFHD